The nucleotide sequence AGTATTGCATATAgcaagaaaaatagtttttatataatcaatGTAAGATGTATATGtagttatatacattttattattgatttttatacattttcccAATAGATTATAgttgattattaaattaattaattttaaaacaattttgtttcattctctacaaaaacaattgcattaatattcaatttatcataattttattttattattatttccattcattttttctataatttttgttctcTATAGAGCAATTTATAATCAGATATACTTCCTGCTTTTCACCAATCAactagaatttttattatttttagaaaagagCACGTTTTAGGTACTGAACTGGTTCCaactgtttttttaaataataataattaaaacaacaaaTTCATATGATAGAATCGAATAcatgaaatttttagaattatattgaataatgagaaatacgcattaaatgtattttatgaatttctgtatattttcaaaaaagtttaagCTTTTAATTTTTCTCGGTTAAATAACGTGACGGAAAACAATTTGGCATATAactatgaatattattaaaaactcgcttttatagaatataaatccccactcaaaatttttttagaatatgttaaatcaataaacattttataataaaatgagttcaatattctaataaaattagataaaattagCCCCTTGAACAGTGTTTTCATATAAACGACAGTTCTCAGTAAATTGGTTGTAGACAATATTACCTATTACATAATTAGTAACACAGGTACAACTTTcagctttttcaaaaaatttgatctaATTTGATCAAATATAATCCACAGAAATTATGTGTTTCAATCTCGTTCGTTGTGATATGTACCCGTTTGATTATCAAATAAAGACATTTTAAGCCGTTTGCACTTGGCCCTTCtatttttaaaccaaaattgaacattttttggtTCTAGTCTAGGAAACTTCTGTCTATACGCCATACAATTTAATTCGTCGGTATATTTGAGAATTAAATTATGTGAGGGATGCGTATTGAGTGAAAACCATTGTTCTAACCTCGGAACTTCGGTGACGGGATCTATAAACGTGCGATTCCTTTTTCTCCGTTCTTCGGCGGTTAAGCTGGCCAAAGCGAGGGATGAACTTGGCGGGGAAGTCGCCGGATGGGATAATCCAGGCATATAATGACTCATATACATAATACTATGGCTAAACATTGAATTTGGCAAGACTGGGAATCCCGCTAATCTATCGATACCTTCTACAGTTCGGGGAACGGCGAGCGGATGATCCACATTCGCAGGCGGAGTGGTACAGAATCGTTGCGAGAGCTGCCGATTTAGAGCAGGAGATGGTTGGGATTCGATATCTTCATCTTCAACGTCTGAAAGTGGTGTTTTGTTGTTGACGTGTACAACGGAGTTGAATGGTGGTTCATCTTTCGGTTCttctttacaattttcaatCTGTAACAGTCAGTTGCTTACTTCCCAAGGAGCACAGGAGGCTGCAAAAAGGTGTGCTGACTTTATTGCAGCAACATACTTAAAATTCTTAGACTTTTAGGTCCGCTAGCACTTTACACTCtctcattattttaaaaattatcgtcttcagagactgaaggtaaactgggtttaccttcagtctctgaagacaataattggttatcgaaacgttcatatcagacagtgtaattgtcaGTAGTGGTAAAAACAGTGTGTACtgtcatttgaaataatatatgtTGAATTAAGGATCTTTGATTAATTACATAAATAGTGTATGACGTATCGACTGATAGATAATGTCAAACATTCCAAAAGTACGTTTCTTATTGTTTTTACCGAATATAATAATGTGTAGCGAACCCAATAGTTAGTCTATAATAGCTTGTttgtagaaacaaaaaaaattgtatgtagCCCATGATGTTCTGGAAGTATTCAAATATATAGGACAAACAATGTCAGAAATTTATCAAGAATATTGCGCCTATTTCcaaggatggtcccagaagtaccggGCTTGATttagagatggcggtagatACTTGagaagtacacaatctatacagacTGTAGGCAATGTCATGGCGTCGGCTTTTTTGCGGATGCActtgggataatttccattaattatcttgaaaaatgaaaaactatcaacggtgagtattatatattatcattACAAAGTTTGAGGGAAGAAATCaagcatttggctaagaagaaagtgttgtttagCCCTCTCGGATCATTTTATGTTCTcagacttaaaaaaatacttgggtggtcgaagattttccaaaaatgatgaggtgatgtcggcagttaaaggctattttgaggagcttgaagattcttattataaaaagggtatcgaacttattgaacatcgcttgGAAAAGTATTTGGAACTAAAAGTAGATTAcgttgaatatatatatatatatatatatatatatatatatatatatatatatatatatatatatatatagttttctccaaaatttgtttgtttctttgttgGGCCCTTTGGGGTAAACTAGACTAGtcaaatccaaattttttgcGGAAAAATCATGTTTCTTTGACATAACCAGTCGTGTAGCTCTAATGGCGTTAGAGCAACATAAGACGATGATTGGTACAGAACAATTTGCTCGGCAGATGTCAATGAAAAAGTCAAGTAattgaatttgcaactaacaaGAAGTTTCATGTTGTGGGTTTGATTTGGTACAGAAAGAAACCGTCTTTCTGTTCTAACCGAATAGTTTGGAACTCAGCAGACGTGGAAAATAGAGAATATTGAGATTATTCTTGATTGAGAAATATAAACAACTCTCGTATATGGGAATctattttaaagtaaaattacaTCAATTGCTTAAACGTAAGCTTACTTGTATATCGGGAGGTGGAGGCGGCGTGGAAGATCTAGGACTAGTTTCTCTCGAATCTTTCCGAATAGTCAGCGAAAGAGGTCCTGTAGGACTAGACGGTGGTCCCTCTGTCATTTCTTCATCTTCCATGTCACTACCAGCGTTAGAAAATTCATCAGAAGTGTGAGAATTTGGTAACTGTCTTCTAGCAAGGCTATTCTTTATTCTATGTTCTGCTAGTCGAtctgaatttaaataattttctgctAGCAGGAAACCCCCATTCGTCGGACTATGATTACTATAACCATTCACCCCTAAATGACATTGTAAGTTTGGAGTAGACACGTTTCTTATTTCAGCTCTTTTTTGGGCTGCTCTAGCATTTTTGAACCAATAGACAACGTTATTTATATCTAAAGGTTTTCTACCCCTTCGAGATTCCAAACTGTTTAACTCCTTTACATATTGTTGAATCTGTTGCCGACTCGGATGCTGATTTTCTGTGAACCATCGTTGCAATTTAGGCAGTTCCAATTCAGGATCAAAACTTGTTCTCATTCTAGTTTTTTGTGTAGGAAATTGGCTGTGTACTGTTTGCATAGCCGGATGAGTTTCACTTATCGTTCGTTCCATAGGAGTTGCAGGTTGAGGTGGAACCGAGTATTGATTGGGATAAGACGGTACGAACTGTGATCGCACAGCTGGTGCTTGGGGGTTTACCTGACTCGTCCACCACTGATCAAACTTCCGCCGATTTTCCTCTGAAATTTCTGGAAGAGGACCTGCTGATGAATTTGTTGATCTGCATAGCTGAGATAGGAGTATCTGAAACAGGATCATTATCTacgtaataaataaatgtacgACCTTTATgacaattttgtaaatttaatgtCTTCGTTGAAcatgaaaaacttatttatgaGATTATCTAAGtctattaaattagaaatacgTCAACGTTGAACAAGATTTATAATCGCTTGGTCAAGGTTTTCAGatatgttttataaacaaatgaatgaaataacaATGGGCAAATGAAACATAATACACTTATTGTACCGATTCCCATTGCACACGTTTCAAGTATACATTCAACATAATTAAAACATACGCACAGAATTAATTATgattgttcgtttttttttttgactagCAATCAAACTGAAATGGAATCAtcgattatttaatattataacaaCTCAAAACGAggtctagctattaaataacgagactgcacGCCTAGAGgacgccctagacgggtgggataaaaaacaagtagtctagatatcttgtctatgcacgttccaaaatacgtttccgtcactattattatatttgtgcagtagcagtttgaaacgaacgtgtttttttctcgcggagcaacgtatcaatctcaaattactcgttaaattgaaaaaaactccgattgagtgctataaattgttgcaagaggcctctGGGAACAATTCTCTAtatcgtgcgcgtgtttttgggTGGCGTAAGCGCTTCAGTGAGGGCCGAGAAAGCACTGAAGATTATCAGCGCCAAGGTCGCTTGTGAAAATTTAAACTCCGGAaatagtgaccaaaatcaaccaaattgtgcgtgcagatcgtcgaatgagcatctggatgattgccgaggctgtaaacgccgatgaagaaacggttagaaaaaatttacacgACAAATTACACACAACAAAAGTCTGTGCgtagttggtgccaaaaaatctgactcctggcCAAAAAAGcttttgcgtcaacgggtctgctcagatttccttgaaagtttagaaaaagatctgctttgaaagggacccgatttgagtcgatggaagcagTAAAGCAAAAAAGGCCTTGGGAAACCAATGATGGCCCAAGGTAACCTTACTTCGGCCATCCCATATTCTCCCATGCCTGACAGAACTCTAAGTAACCCAACCTCGGCCATCTTATAGTCAGCCAAGATTGGCAGAACTCTGAAAAActatttaactaatatttttatgtacatcaATTGGTAGAGCGCAGtaatagaaatttgtcataaaactataaattaacaatatatttaaaatctatttttacaagcaactAGCCTGGCCCAGGGTTgcagaccagtcttgggtttatctaggcaaTCAGGCCTGGTCCAGGCTTGCCAACCAAGCGAAGGACATTGTTATCTTCCcagagtcccaccaagtttGGGCCAATAATGGCTTCCAAGCTGGACCCATCGTAAAATTCTATATGGGTCTCGCAGACTCATCCGCATTTTTGTCAAGGTGTTTCCATCAATTTCATACCAGTCGTAGACCATCCATCTAAATCTACATTTAAAGGAACAAGATTTGAATCTAAAATCGGAACGCGTCTTGATGACTTTATAGATGTTTCAAACAATGAAAGGTTTGTATGGAACGTTGTAGAGATAGAGGAGGAATGATGAGTTATATAATAGCTGCACCTCGTATATTTGAAAATCCAGTTAACGCACTGGTAACGGTCTAACCGCCAGATATTCCAATATTAGATAACATCCACGCGACCTTCATCCGTTGTGATTCGTGGCTTTCATTATTGACACCACCGGTGTCGTGTCAGTAGATGTGAAAACGCTATTTCTTCGGCATTAATAACCACGTGGTTAACGTAGCATAGATTAAAGACTACTAATTCATTTGTgttagaaaaacaatttaacaACAATCAGCGAGAATTAATTAATGATACCTAAGTGCTGAATCAATGTTGTTTTATTGGTTATGTTCGTAGCGCCATTGGCTCccattttgtttttagttttcgttaaaaaaatatacaagactttcataattttatttttgattttttaatagtttagtttttaataacTACATCTTTTATTGATTGTATTTAGATAAATGAGACAGTTTAGAAGAAATCAACTAACCTCAAATTAATCAAAACAGaaagttttggaaaaattactaaGCTAAAATACAGAACTAGAAGTAACTGAAAACACAGAGTAAGGAATACAGAAAAAACtcgtatataaataatgaactAAACCTCAAGTAAACAATACAAACAAGACAGTAGTATATATCAgaaacctaacctcaaaatgctTTTCCTTATATATTGGGCACTGGTTAATTAATTCTCATTGgctattatataaattttgaattaaaaatttatatcgtGATTCTTCATCttctaatttattatcaaagttTGCCATTAAAAAATGAGATGACATTAAAGcttttcattcatttgaagAACTCGTTTAGAACGAAATATGGTGTGTATAATCGAAAATAAAGTAGTCATacaattttgaggttaattcTGCCGCCTAACTCCCTCCCATCTTGTAACCGGCAAGGAAAATACTGCAAACAAAATATCTGTTGATGAAAACATTCACGATCTTAACTCTTGATAAATAGATCgttttttaaattcaacaaaGAGCTTACAACTATTCATTAGTATTAAATCTCGGAAGCAACGGCGAAGAGAACGAGGTTAAGATTTTAGAAGGAACCTTCTCGCTTGTTTGTTGGTAATTCCTAACGTACTGGATTAACTTCTTACAGAGATGTTGCCATATAAAACTAATTACCAAATAAATTCagtaatattcaaaaataaaatgttttaatatcaaAAGCGAGAAAatcaagtttaattttattgttttaattattaatatgtaaatatgtaaattgaGTCAAAAATAAGTTAAACAGCCATTGAAGCACTCGAGCAACAACCTAACGACGAACATATAAATC is from Diorhabda carinulata isolate Delta chromosome 1, icDioCari1.1, whole genome shotgun sequence and encodes:
- the LOC130896215 gene encoding uncharacterized protein LOC130896215 codes for the protein MDFQSAMETFAEAWVAANTKGAPLTEVATQSQALALTRNCKTPPPTPTASTNERTSRDSAERDLTPNAARSSTPLEHNGSPPSIKEDFDNAKSSSAKSLPVHCIVEAICSLEESRSLQHGVWRRRPMIEIDTYVIIPVGTPFHNLVQAALFRLGYSTESAAAAKGSVLIKNWKALSFDQISDDPLITVGDILGELATVATLRIQVFRGRPGVLCEIKDKLLRFLLLQSHGLLLSSGCPLDEILLSQLCRSTNSSAGPLPEISEENRRKFDQWWTSQVNPQAPAVRSQFVPSYPNQYSVPPQPATPMERTISETHPAMQTVHSQFPTQKTRMRTSFDPELELPKLQRWFTENQHPSRQQIQQYVKELNSLESRRGRKPLDINNVVYWFKNARAAQKRAEIRNVSTPNLQCHLGVNGYSNHSPTNGGFLLAENYLNSDRLAEHRIKNSLARRQLPNSHTSDEFSNAGSDMEDEEMTEGPPSSPTGPLSLTIRKDSRETSPRSSTPPPPPDIQIENCKEEPKDEPPFNSVVHVNNKTPLSDVEDEDIESQPSPALNRQLSQRFCTTPPANVDHPLAVPRTVEGIDRLAGFPVLPNSMFSHSIMYMSHYMPGLSHPATSPPSSSLALASLTAEERRKRNRTFIDPVTEVPRLEQWFSLNTHPSHNLILKYTDELNCMAYRQKFPRLEPKNVQFWFKNRRAKCKRLKMSLFDNQTGTYHNERD